In the genome of Clostridia bacterium, the window ATGTCAGGTTTGTCAGTATATCAGGACACCCCAGATAATCTAAAGGCACTACAATACGGTTATGACGGGACATCGGCAAAGGTACTAAGACTTGACACTGTTGGCCGTCAATTAGTTACAACAGATACTGGAGATGCGCTTAATGTTGAAGCAACTGATCTGGATATTAGAAATCTTTCAAACACTCAGGATAATATTCTGGTCTATGGTAATGACGGTACAGCAAATAAAGTAGTGAAAACAGATACTTCAGGACGTGTAGTTGTTACAAATGATGCAGGACAAACTGTGGAAGTAAGTGCTACGGATCTTGATATCCGTAACCTGTCAAATACTCAGGACAACATTGTGGTTTATGGAAATGACGGTTCTCAGAATAGGGTTTTGTTAACTGATTCAAGCGGATATTTACAAACCAGGACATCAAAAACCTTCACAAACCAGACTGAAAATGTT includes:
- a CDS encoding DUF6385 domain-containing protein, with the translated sequence MSGLSVYQDTPDNLKALQYGYDGTSAKVLRLDTVGRQLVTTDTGDALNVEATDLDIRNLSNTQDNILVYGNDGTANKVVKTDTSGRVVVTNDAGQTVEVSATDLDIRNLSNTQDNIVVYGNDGSQNRVLLTDSSGYLQTRTSKTFTNQTENVTTTDTYTGATARDISLQSSLTFFVNNTGSNPANVKVQISPDNTLWIDDSSEFTIAASEAKAYSTNKFANHARVTLKSANAGSATQVTVIYQAQS